Part of the Scyliorhinus canicula chromosome 8, sScyCan1.1, whole genome shotgun sequence genome is shown below.
tgcattgtaagttatctatgattctctgaaggaCGAGACATAATGACAAAACTCTTTCTGAATTCTGACTTTGTTTTATCCAACTCGTCTTTTGTTAGACTTTTGGCAGCTTGATGTTTAACACCTGAACCTAGTGAAAGTTGTATTTATTATAGGGAAAGGGAGGAAGAAGTAGTACATACTTGTTAATGTGCTAAACGCTTATTATCACAATAGCTTTTTTGTGCTGTTAAGCAACTGAAACCACTTCCTTATTTTTTGCTCCAATATGATCTCAATGACGTGTGACACTGACATCATGTGGTTAGAAATGTGCACTGGTCACTTTCTAGTACCTTTTTTGGGGGTAGTGATGACATACCCTCATGGTTGAAATAGTTTGCTTGGATGCTAAGCCACCGCATTCGCGTGAGGAATGGTTGCTGTCTGTGAAGCTGAACCTCAGCAATTGTAAATCCCTCTAAAGGAGCCATGTGATCACAAAACTGCAGTGATTTTGTTTTAAGGGGCTCCTGTTAATCTGTACACATCTTGTTTCAGGTGAAGAAGCACATGCAAGATCTTCTGGCTAGACTCTCAAAGGGAGGGCTAAATCACAATGAACTATGACTCAGCTCCTGCCCAAAACTTGAACCTGCTGTATTCCTGTAGCTGGAACATGTACCAAATCAAAATGCATACTAATCATGAGTCATCAGGTTTGAAGGACACTTCCAAACATAAGCTCGCTTCTGTACTGATTCATTCTTTTGAACAAATCATTAGAGGCAGCAGAAGTAGAACATACTGCTGCTTATGCTGAACCACACAGTTAACGAAGGTACCTCTTTACATAACTGAATTGGTTTGAATAGAGTTTATCAAGCACTGTACCAACTCTGTGTAATCATGTTTGGTAAATTAAATTCCATGATTTCTGTATATTGGTATTTGTAATGTTGCCACCTAATCACTATATTGGTTATGGATCTATAGACAGGGTCTGTGTCAACCTATGATAGACCAGCAAGTTTGTTTTGCTCAACTTGATACATCACCAAAAGTGAACGTGACAGACTATGCAGAAGTCATACAGAAGATGATGTTGCCTGCCCTAAAGTGCAAAGTGTCCAATACAATCAGGGCCAACACTCCACTACAGTACCAAGGGAGATGGCATGTTAAacttgggtggatgtaaaaatTCCCATCACACTATTCAAAGAGGAGCTCTCCCCAGGTGTCCTTGTCACGATTTAACCCTTAACCAACATTAACACAATAGATTATCTGGACATTATCTcttttatgggagcttgctgtgcctaAATTGGCTACCAGATTTCAACAGCTGCTGCACTTTAAAGTATTTCATTGGACATCCCGAAGctgaaaggtgccatataaatgtaaGTCCATTTATTTAGTGCATTTTACTGCATCAATACCACCACTGGGGCAACTTAATGCCTAAATAATGATAGCTGTGACAATGAAGTGGGCTTTTACAATCACTTCCCTTAATCACCACTTTCCTCCAAACAAATCACTTGATGCATTTGTACCAGACTACTATCTACCATGTTGCAAATCTCcaaagaattgaagtgcaggtATCAGGTAGAATATCCACCTGTTTTACAAGGCTAAGTATCAAAACTTCCCTCTCTCGCCTTTTCAGACCTTATTTGTTGCACTCACCAGAGTAAACAGGATCACTTTGCTGGTTCCTGAACTCTATCTCTCCATTGTCTTCCCTTCTGCCAAACAAGCTCAATTTGCTTAGTTCAATCGGCATGCGGTCCTGCCTTCTGCATGGTGAGCAATAAAGACAGTATTTTCTCTGCTTCAGGTGCAGAGCgagcacctctctctcacactgacttatagatcatagaatttacagtgcagaaggaggccattcggcccatcgagtctgcaccggctcttggaaagagcaccctacccaaggtcaacaccgccaccctatccccataacccagtaaccccacccaacactaagggcaattttggacactatgggcaatttatcatggccaatccacctaacctgcacatctttggactgtgggaggaaaccggagcacctggaggaaacccacgcacacacgggaggatgtgcagactccgcacagacagtgacccaagccggaatcgaacctgggaccctggagctgtgaagcatttgtgctatccacaatgctactgtgctgcccacttgtcTCTGTCAGTGATATCTTAGAAAGCTCTCTAAACCAATATTCCAATGGTTTTCTGTTGACTTTTTCCCCCTAAAGCACACCCCTAggcaatgtgaatcacatgggcTGTGCATCCAGGTAGCAATCCCCTTTGAACCTGTTCTTTCATTgaattggatcatggctgatgtgtctTTGATCTACTTATTTAgttccataacccttaattctcgTGCCTAATAACCTCTCTCAATTcaggggtattgtgtgcagttttggtgtccttatctaatgaaggatgttcttgccatggAGGGGGGTGCAGCGAAGgtctaccaggctgattcctggtatATGAATatatggtgggactgtcatatgagagactaaattggttaggattatattcattggagttaagaagagtgataggggatctcatagaaacttacaaaattctaacaggattagacagggtagattcagaaagaatgttcccgattgtgggagagtccagaactaggggtcatagtttgaggataaggggtaaactttttggattgaggtgaggagaattttttttaccagagagtggtgaatttgtggaattcactaccacaggatgtagctgaggccaaaggaattagatatagctcttgaggctaaagggggaaccaagggatatgggggcggggggggtagatcgggatattgaacttgatgatcagccatgatcatcataacgaatggtggaacaggttcaaaggactgaatagcctcctcctgcttccattttgtatgtttgtatcccTCCAGTGTCTGGGTGCTGTCAGTGAACTGCAGTTTCTTTTGGTTAAAGATGAGGAAGACTGATGTCCCTTCCTGCAAACCTGGTacctttgccacccccttcctTCTCCACCAGTGCAGCCTGGTACCTTGCTGTTGGCATTGAATCCTCTCTTTCACTtggtggggaagggtggggggttaGCCCTAGAGCCCTCACAGAATTATAAAGGAGGCATGATGCAGACTACAGAACAGGCCTAGTACAGTTGGTTTCCAAATTTCTTCTTTGCTTTCAGAAGATGCAAACATGAGAGAAAAAAAGGGTGAAAATAAAATAAGCTTGAGGTGGGCTGAGTGATGGGGAAACTACCACTTCAGTACTTGTGGTGTAAAGGCACTGTCATAATGCCTGCATGACATCAGATATGACCCTGTGCTGGACCTTGGCTTCATTTCCCAGCCTTCCCTCAGGGTACAAGCACGTCATCTCTTTGTCCTCTACTATAAGGGCTAAAAATATGCTGGATTGGAAAGAATATATTGCGGCAATTCTGCAAGACAATGCCATTGCAGACATTGCCATAGTTGGATGCACACCTAAAAACAAAAAGATTTGGGCATGTAGAAGCGACGGTGTGTTGGGGCAGGTTACATCCCAGGAGATCGAAGTGATCATTGACGAAGACAGAAAGTCGATCCTCCAAAACGGGATCACCATCGGTGGGAAGAAGTATTCCATCATCCGCGACAACATGCTGCTGGAGAAGAATCCCTCGATGGATGTCAGGACACTGGGCGGTGAAGAAAAGAGCATCTGTATCGGGAGGTCTTCCAGAGTTTTGATGTTTCTGATGGGGCAGAAGGGAGTTCATGGAGGAGTTGTGAACAAAAAGATGCATGACTTAGTGGATTCCCTAAACCGAAATGGTAACATCTAATTTACCCATGAGTGAAATAAAGCTGGTAAAACACTTTCTCTTGGTGCCTGTTTTTATTTTACTATTGAGATTtattataaattaatttttacaggatgttggcatcgctagctaggccatcatttattgcccatccctaattgcccttgaggagg
Proteins encoded:
- the LOC119970738 gene encoding profilin-3-like; the encoded protein is MTSDMTLCWTLASFPSLPSGYKHVISLSSTIRAKNMLDWKEYIAAILQDNAIADIAIVGCTPKNKKIWACRSDGVLGQVTSQEIEVIIDEDRKSILQNGITIGGKKYSIIRDNMLLEKNPSMDVRTLGGEEKSICIGRSSRVLMFLMGQKGVHGGVVNKKMHDLVDSLNRNGNI